A genomic stretch from Hydrogenimonas urashimensis includes:
- a CDS encoding FHA domain-containing protein, which yields MQQSIDKEAIKRQFLPRAVLLAQTDQAAAAIPIKNQFDDMIPIWKFPYRIGRESRVEVDDHGHIIVKERFKHGMKSVPTNDIYLIDFGERLQISRDHLQIVEEDGKYYVIDDGSKCGTGVNEKRIGGDSDTERTEIEDGDTIVLGTSGSPYRYTFVLFSEEGGQKV from the coding sequence ATGCAACAGAGTATCGACAAAGAGGCTATCAAGCGACAGTTTCTTCCCAGGGCGGTCCTGCTGGCCCAGACCGACCAGGCGGCTGCGGCGATTCCGATCAAAAACCAGTTTGACGACATGATTCCCATATGGAAATTTCCCTACCGGATAGGACGCGAATCGCGTGTCGAAGTCGACGATCACGGTCACATCATCGTCAAGGAGCGCTTCAAACACGGCATGAAAAGCGTTCCTACCAACGATATCTACCTGATCGATTTTGGTGAGAGACTGCAGATTTCAAGAGACCATCTGCAGATCGTGGAAGAGGATGGAAAATATTATGTCATCGACGACGGAAGCAAGTGCGGCACAGGGGTCAACGAAAAACGCATCGGCGGCGATTCTGATACGGAGCGGACGGAAATCGAAGACGGTGACACCATCGTTTTGGGAACCTCCGGCTCACCCTACAGGTACACATTTGTCCTTTTCAGCGAAGAAGGTGGCCAAAAGGTTTGA
- the mog gene encoding molybdopterin adenylyltransferase, translating into MDKIRVGVVTASDRASAGIYEDVSGVAIMDTLREYLQNDIEFLYRCIPDEQKAIEAALRELAREKECDLIVTTGGTGPAPRDVTPEATEAVCEKMMPGFGELMRQVSLQYVPTAILSRQTAGICHKSLIINLPGKPKSIRECLDAVFPAVPYCIDLIGGRYMVTDENVIKAFRPKGS; encoded by the coding sequence ATGGATAAAATCAGGGTCGGTGTCGTCACGGCGAGCGACAGGGCAAGTGCAGGGATTTACGAGGATGTCTCGGGCGTGGCCATCATGGATACGCTCAGGGAGTATCTGCAAAACGATATCGAGTTTCTCTACCGCTGCATCCCCGACGAGCAGAAAGCGATCGAAGCGGCACTCAGGGAGCTGGCCCGTGAAAAGGAGTGCGATCTGATCGTTACGACAGGCGGCACAGGTCCCGCTCCAAGAGACGTGACGCCGGAAGCGACGGAGGCGGTTTGCGAGAAGATGATGCCAGGCTTCGGGGAGCTGATGCGGCAGGTGAGCCTGCAGTACGTGCCCACGGCGATTCTGAGTCGACAGACAGCCGGTATCTGCCACAAAAGTCTCATCATCAATCTGCCCGGCAAACCGAAATCGATCCGGGAGTGTCTGGATGCCGTCTTTCCGGCGGTTCCGTACTGCATCGATCTGATCGGCGGCCGGTATATGGTGACGGATGAGAATGTGATCAAAGCTTTCAGGCCGAAAGGATCGTAG
- a CDS encoding helicase-related protein yields MAKKKKKFIKYNQTIRKIFGGEGFDEGITRVPLDNLIEMAMILSLKEQHLTKADLVRAFRRLWSSGDVADRALITEYLKSLDTTFKSDKSVTSNEARMEKIDEILAQIEHTPAEEVALKEQFEEVRLKKITPKRIAKALLKLRNAKKRSRLEEAFDGSFDEAGRFLFFHSFRFRIFEEDFHKIVQLTCMPFEDEEIAHLDEAALKERLKQCKEKAIEKKRREIDLFLQKASGPNRYLSQEEVLQTIKRIPEECDFLFVPVPEPFLRRILFEQFEISEAEMLAESIRLFRDMEKTLFGKEEWRVRYKLVLEVQKRWLYQSIWDNAPLQIDEDFELRRVEVEAQFDAELAALKSALLHEAEGLDLHEEEIETIIAHAIIDAIARKEILEIPYKTLKTINRHFARQIEGLKLKKQREELLARTIRDFKNLFPLAREMDRRLIFHVGPTNSGKTYAAMERLKKADTGYYLAPLRLLALEGYETLLKSGIPASLVTGEEQLIDEEAAHISSTIEMANYQIEVDVCVIDEVQMIDDPDRGWAWANAIIGIPAHTVIMTGSEDALEAVKELASWLEEDLEVVRFERKAPLILHHHPASLKKLEPSTAIVAFSRRDVLAFKEQLSGRYDVSVVYGNLSPEVRREEARRFREGESQILVATDAIAMGLNLPIKTILFARDSKFDGQSRRLLTPSEIRQIAGRAGRYGLHEEGYVGALTAPVLQTVTELIDEPAPPIRGPYRVMANFEHIELIAKIIETESLSEILGFFVKHMRFDGPFVAANIENMLEIAKMVDLYHLDLKSKYHLACAPLSLGSPYLESVFHRYLIALERKEPIPFAVPEDLPGIAQTSDMLFEAEERVKEISLYLWLSYRFPDAFVDTQNALQAREILNRFIERSLRKGVFARACKRCGKPLPPHFRFGICQECFRGGRQIKR; encoded by the coding sequence ATGGCAAAAAAGAAAAAAAAATTCATCAAATACAATCAGACCATCCGGAAAATTTTCGGTGGGGAAGGATTCGACGAGGGCATCACGCGGGTACCCCTCGACAATCTCATCGAAATGGCGATGATACTTTCGCTCAAAGAGCAGCATCTGACAAAAGCGGACCTGGTCCGGGCATTCCGGCGCCTGTGGTCGAGCGGTGATGTCGCCGACAGAGCGCTGATTACCGAATACCTCAAATCTTTGGATACCACCTTCAAGTCAGACAAGAGCGTCACGAGCAACGAAGCCCGGATGGAGAAGATCGACGAGATTCTCGCACAGATCGAACACACGCCCGCAGAAGAGGTGGCGCTCAAAGAGCAGTTCGAAGAGGTCCGCCTGAAAAAGATCACCCCCAAAAGGATCGCCAAAGCACTGCTGAAACTCCGTAACGCCAAAAAACGGTCCCGCCTGGAGGAGGCGTTCGACGGCTCTTTTGACGAAGCCGGGCGCTTTCTCTTCTTTCACTCCTTCCGTTTCAGGATATTCGAGGAGGATTTCCACAAAATCGTTCAGCTTACGTGTATGCCTTTCGAGGATGAAGAGATTGCGCATCTGGATGAAGCGGCGCTGAAGGAGCGTCTGAAACAGTGCAAAGAGAAGGCGATCGAAAAAAAGAGGAGGGAGATCGACCTTTTTTTGCAGAAGGCATCCGGCCCCAACCGCTATCTGAGCCAAGAGGAGGTGCTGCAGACCATCAAACGGATACCGGAAGAGTGCGACTTTCTTTTCGTTCCGGTACCGGAACCCTTTTTGCGCCGAATCCTTTTCGAACAGTTCGAAATTTCCGAAGCGGAAATGCTCGCCGAGTCGATACGCCTCTTCAGGGATATGGAGAAAACTCTTTTCGGAAAAGAGGAGTGGAGAGTCCGCTACAAACTTGTTCTGGAAGTTCAGAAGCGCTGGCTGTATCAGAGCATCTGGGACAACGCTCCTTTGCAGATCGACGAAGATTTCGAGCTCAGGCGGGTCGAAGTGGAGGCACAGTTCGATGCGGAACTGGCGGCACTGAAGAGTGCACTGCTTCACGAGGCCGAGGGGCTGGATCTGCACGAAGAGGAGATAGAGACGATCATCGCCCATGCGATCATCGACGCGATCGCCCGCAAGGAGATTCTGGAGATACCCTACAAGACCCTCAAGACGATCAACCGCCATTTCGCCCGCCAGATCGAGGGGCTGAAACTCAAAAAACAGCGGGAAGAACTGCTGGCGCGCACCATACGGGATTTCAAGAACCTCTTTCCCTTGGCAAGAGAGATGGATCGCCGACTGATTTTCCATGTCGGTCCGACCAACAGCGGCAAAACCTATGCGGCGATGGAGCGTCTCAAGAAAGCGGATACCGGCTACTACCTGGCACCGCTTCGTCTGCTGGCGCTGGAAGGGTACGAGACGCTGCTCAAATCGGGCATACCGGCCTCACTCGTCACCGGGGAAGAACAGCTGATCGACGAAGAGGCGGCCCATATCAGCTCGACGATCGAAATGGCCAATTACCAGATCGAAGTGGATGTCTGTGTCATCGACGAGGTTCAGATGATCGACGATCCCGATCGCGGGTGGGCCTGGGCCAACGCCATCATCGGTATTCCCGCCCACACCGTTATCATGACGGGAAGCGAAGACGCCCTCGAGGCAGTGAAGGAGCTGGCGTCGTGGCTGGAGGAGGATCTGGAAGTGGTCCGTTTCGAGCGCAAGGCGCCGCTGATTCTCCATCATCATCCCGCATCGCTCAAAAAGCTTGAGCCCTCCACCGCCATCGTCGCCTTTTCGCGCCGGGACGTTCTGGCGTTCAAAGAGCAGCTCAGCGGCCGGTACGACGTCTCCGTGGTCTACGGGAACCTCAGTCCGGAGGTGCGCAGGGAAGAGGCGAGGCGTTTCAGGGAAGGAGAGTCGCAGATTCTCGTGGCCACCGACGCCATCGCCATGGGGCTCAACCTGCCGATCAAGACGATCCTCTTTGCCAGGGATTCCAAATTCGACGGGCAGAGCCGGCGGCTTCTGACCCCTTCGGAAATCCGTCAGATCGCGGGGCGGGCAGGGCGGTACGGTCTGCACGAAGAGGGGTATGTGGGTGCCTTGACGGCGCCGGTGCTCCAGACCGTTACGGAGCTGATCGACGAACCGGCTCCGCCGATACGAGGACCCTATCGTGTCATGGCCAATTTCGAGCATATCGAGCTGATCGCCAAAATCATCGAGACCGAAAGTCTCTCCGAAATACTCGGGTTTTTCGTCAAGCATATGCGGTTCGACGGCCCGTTTGTCGCCGCCAACATCGAAAACATGCTCGAAATCGCCAAGATGGTCGATCTCTACCACCTCGATCTGAAGTCCAAATATCATCTCGCCTGCGCGCCACTGAGCCTTGGGTCGCCCTATCTTGAGAGCGTCTTCCACCGCTATCTGATCGCTTTGGAGAGGAAAGAGCCGATCCCCTTCGCTGTTCCCGAAGATCTTCCCGGCATCGCCCAGACGTCGGATATGCTTTTTGAAGCGGAGGAGAGGGTAAAAGAGATATCCCTCTACCTCTGGCTCTCCTACCGCTTTCCCGATGCCTTCGTCGATACACAGAACGCACTGCAGGCCCGTGAAATACTCAACCGGTTCATCGAGCGTTCACTGCGCAAGGGAGTTTTCGCAAGGGCATGCAAACGGTGCGGCAAACCCCTGCCGCCCCATTTCCGCTTCGGTATCTGCCAGGAGTGCTTCCGAGGGGGGCGACAGATCAAAAGATAG
- a CDS encoding DUF2231 domain-containing protein encodes MNVLHPPFVHFVIALPLAAFFSQVTYLATLDKTYSKAATRILALSLLISLFALYGGFLDAEKILADHDILEKGVAVLNSHKTFGFIVVGFLALTTFLKWLATNKDLVMLEKISLLLIILTIIATLYQGNHGGSLVYKYSAGIDNRIVNQRVEESQKNWEN; translated from the coding sequence ATGAACGTACTGCATCCCCCATTTGTCCATTTTGTCATTGCATTGCCACTGGCGGCATTTTTTTCCCAAGTGACATATTTGGCGACCCTGGACAAAACCTATTCGAAAGCCGCGACAAGAATCCTGGCGCTTTCGCTGCTTATATCGCTGTTTGCCCTGTATGGAGGTTTCCTCGATGCGGAAAAGATTCTGGCCGATCACGATATTCTCGAGAAGGGAGTCGCTGTTCTTAATAGCCATAAAACGTTCGGTTTCATAGTGGTAGGCTTTCTTGCATTGACAACATTTTTGAAATGGCTGGCGACCAACAAAGATCTCGTGATGCTTGAGAAGATTTCACTTCTGCTTATCATCCTTACAATCATCGCCACACTTTATCAGGGCAATCACGGCGGTTCTCTGGTTTATAAATATTCTGCCGGTATCGATAACAGAATAGTGAACCAGAGAGTGGAAGAG